One Peromyscus leucopus breed LL Stock chromosome 20, UCI_PerLeu_2.1, whole genome shotgun sequence genomic window, GACTGAACTAATGGGTGGGGTGGCATGTCTGCACAGAACTGTGTACTGAGGCATGGGTGCTAATGTAGGATGGGCCATGGTTTGAGTGTCTATCTGCCTGGAGCTGCTCATCAGTACAGGTCCAGAAAGCAGCACCAATACTCCCTCCAGGAAGTAGCCTTGCGTGCTAGATCTGGTCTGAGGAACAGAGCCACTCAATGCTGCCTGTAGAAAAGCCCTCCGTTTCCTTGACCCTTCCGGGAGGGCCTTCAGTCCCTCGGGCCCGAGCTGGCATGGCGAAGGGTGTTCACTGTGGACAGGTGGCCTAAGAACTCCCATCTGCTTCCCCCGCCCAGCCTGCCTGGGTCTGTCTGTTGCCAATCAGCCCAAGCTCCTGTTGTAGTTTTGTGGGTTCTGAGTGGGCTTAGGAGCCTGGGAGAGGTGGCCATTTCCGGAGAATAGATTTCTAGCCCTGCTTATCTCAGAGAGGCTTGGTGGGTCTTTCTTCTTGGACAGTCAAGGTGGCCAGACACAGAATGGAGCAGCTGGAGGAGAGGACCCTACACTGGGGGCCTTGGGGGTGTGCATCTCCCCTGCTTTACAGCTCCTACCAGATCTCTCCTGACCTGCGGCCACAGCCCAGTCCTTTCCCACTGTGAAGACGGTTCCTGTTCCTGACAGTTACTCTACGTTTCTCGGGGCctgctctccagctctctcctgccctccctggaCACATGCTCCCACTTCTGGCCCTGCACACCTCTCAGCCTGCTTTTCCCCCCTCAGGCTGTTGGGAATGTGCTCTGACTGCCCAGAGAAGATGGTATCTGACCACATGAGGGAGGACTGAGGGCATTGTGGGGTGAGCTGGGGCTTCCTTGGGTTCTTGTTGTGTACTGCGTGTCCAAGCTGCTGGGTAGCTGGCTGAGTCATGCAGTAGCCGGCCACAGAAGCTGGAGATCCCACTCAGCCAGCCTGGAGCGGCAGGGAgcttgccccctccccacccccgccccgccgTGCCCAGACACACCTTCACCTCTCTTCTTTCTACAGGCGGGGCCCAAGTTAGCCTAGGTACTCGCTGCCCCAGTCCCCCTGGCACAGGTGAAAGtcaggccagagagagagagatgagttggtggggatggggatgaggggtgggaacTGCCTGGGAAAGGTGAGATCTGAGGGTTTGAAGAAGTGGAGATGTGGCTGGGCTAGAGAGTTAGAAGGAGGGGGCAGGGTCCCAGGGAAGGGACAAAGTTGGGTCTCCAGAAGAAAGAGGATAGGAAAGGCATCTTTGGATCTAGGCTAGGAGAGATACATGTTCTTGTTTTCAAGTCATTCGGTTCTCCTAGGGGCCCTTCAGGGAAGAACGCTGTTTCGCACGGGTGAGACGGCTTTCTCTGGGTCGTCCCTGCTGTCACTCACTCATCTGGAAGACTGGTTTGCAGTGGACTTCCTGCTGCTGCCTAGGTCTAGGATGGAAGTCTGACGCTGTCTTTCCTTAACTCccggggtgagggtgggggtggggggcagtcaCCAGATCTACCAAGTCTGTAGTGATTCCACACAGCAGGGAGACCTGAAAGGCCAGAAGATCTTAGCTGTCCCAAAGCTTGGGAAGACAGGACACacaaaaggagggagaaaaaataGTGGTAGCAACGTGTGACCTGTGCTAAATGAGAGAAACGTGGCCCATGAGTTCATCCTGTCACTCGGAATCGTTAATGAACCCCATCCCTGTGAACCACTGTCCTAGGCCACTGAGGAAAAAATACCAAGCTTTCCCCAGGATTCTGGGTCTATTGAGTGTCCACCTTACGCCATGTTACGGTATTCTAAGTCCTAGGATGATGATGAGCAATGGCGAACCAAAGGCCTAGCTTTGGAGCTTAACCCAGGTGTGGTACTGCTCTTGGACAGCTTTCAATGCTGTGAGCATCCAACATGGAGTCCGGGGGGAAGGGCTGCTTCACACCGGCCTAGGTCCAGCTGGACTTTGAGCAGTAGGTGAAGTTTGGGGAAGTAGAACGTAGGGAGGGGTGAGGTCAGCATTGGCGGGAGATGCTGTGAGCCAAAGAGCAGGGGATAAAAGGTTCTGGGTTTATTGGGGGATAAAAGGCACTGCCTGAGTCGTCCGTGGCTTTATTCACACGGAGGAGACCAAGCTGATGTGGGTGTTCATGGGAAAATGCCTGAAGGAGGCTTCCCAGAGAACTTTCCCCACTCTTGTACGGTGTCAGGGGGCTCCCCGACggagcctcccaaatgctaagacaCCCAGGCAGGCATTCCCAAAGTTCTGAACAGAGTCCGTCCTCTGTTCCTGGCATCCTTCGGCGCCGGCGGTAGCAATGCTGAGTGAAGGATGGCCGTGGCTCTTCCGTGGCTGCTCCTCGTTTGCGGTGGCTGAAGCCACGGGCCTCAGGTAGAGTGCCCCACCTTGGGCTCTCCCAATCGCTGCACCATCGAGGCAGCGGCCTCAGGAAGCCAGGACACCAGAACTCGGGAAGAACGGGCCTCTCGTGGGCCAGGGATGTGTTGCCAATGGAGGCCCACGCTCAACCAGAATGACCTCTTGGGTAGAATGGGAACAGGAGTGAGGGCACCAAATCCTGGCATTTGTTTACCATGGGTGGCATCTGGATGCACAGTCACCTCTGGAGGGTCACAGCAGGCCCGGCCTGACTCTTCTTCATGTCCATATCACAGTCAGTGTTAGAGTGACACCCCTTCGTGACAACGCCCCATGAGTTCTTCCCTTACCCAGTGGGAGCCCCTTCCTTCCAAAGGAGGTGATTTCCTGAGTGTTGGTGGGGAAATGGAGCATTGGCCTTAACAGGGCTGGACTCCATCCTCTGTCTGCCCCTTGCTGGGTGACTCTAGGCCGTCCTCTTCACATTGGGACCTCACTTAGCTCATCTGGGATAAAGGACGGCCATAACCAGCCTCCAGGGCAGGTGGACTGGGAGCTGAGTGGGTTCTGTTGCATGCACGCACCACAGATGTTAAGGTTACGATTCCTATGGTTGTGTCAGACCACAGGCCACATGTCCTGCCTCTCCCATTGGTCCTTTGCTGGGGATCTTCCCATTCCCAGCCAGTGCCAGACCCCGAGGAcagctgtggctgctctgtgAGGGGATGCCTGAAGAAGGCCCCTGGGAGGAGTTTCCCCCTCTCTTGTACACTCATCCTTTCCCTTCCCTAGGACCCTCCCCCCCAGGAACCCCTCTTGCGGcagctctgcccccccccaacccgGCATCTCAGCATCCCTGACTGCTTAGCCCAGCCTGGCCAGCTGGCGATGCTGGCCCAGCCCCTGGTCTGCTGGTGAGCTATAAATAGCTCCTGCACCCACGGCCTTGGCAAGGTGCTCCTGGCGTGGGTGCAGAGGACActggagaagcagcagctgagCCTGCTGCTCTTGCCAGGCCAGGCCCGCAGCTGGCTCGAATGGGAAGCAGGAGTCTGCACCACAAGCTCACGGGCCTGGTGAGCCGAGGAGCCTGCCCTGAGAACAGGGTTCCATAGGCCCGAGGTGGCCGGCCAGGGCTGCTTGTGGGCTCCAGGCATTGTTTCTGGATCCCCAGGACCTGAGTGGTACAGAGCGTGGGAGTGAGAGAATGGCCCATGAGATTGGGGGCTGAGCCGAGGAGACCCGTTTACCTCTCTGGTCTCGCCCTCCCACCCtgagccaggctgacctcattCCTAGAAGGACAAAGAGTATAGAGCCTAAAACTGCATCGCTCTCAGAAAACCCCATGGGGTGGCCTTAGCTCCAAGCCAATGGAGAAGCATTCTAGGGGGAGACGCCATGCTTACAGACCTATGGCTCACTTCTTGCTATCAGCAATTGGAAGGGAGCTTGTCTGTCGTCTGTAGACCTCCTGTCTCACGGGTCGAACGGAATCCAGGACCCACCTGTAGCTCGCCGCCGACAGGCTCCTGTGCGGAAAAGGTCCCCTGAGGGTGTTTTTGACTGATGTTAAATCAGCCCCGGAGGGTTCGGTCGTCTGTGACGGTGTTCCTGCAGACTGGCCGTCCACCTGACTCTGCTGTGTGTCCCCAGGCTGCCCCGCCCTCCGGCCAGACACGCCAGGCTCTCAGTCCCAGCCCATGGATCTGCGAGTGGGCCAGCGGCCCCCAGTGGAGCCCCCGCCGGAGCCCGCGCTGCTGGCCCTGCAGCATCCCCAGCGCCTGCACCGCCGTCTCTTCCTGGCGGGCCTGCAACAGCCACAGCGCCCGGCGGAGCCCATGAGGGTAAAGACAGAACTCCTTAGAACACATCCCAGCCTCCGCAGACCTTAGTTAGCTCTGCCCTTCACTCCGCCCTCCTCCCTCCGGCTCTGTCCACAGCTCCCAATGGACGCACCCATGCCGGAGCTGCAGGGcgggcagcaggaacaggagctGCGGCAACTTCTCAACAAAGACAAGAGCAAGCGAAGTAAGAGCAGGACTTGGCTCCCCTGTGCACTGCCCGGCGTTCGGGGTCCGCCGCGGGGCTGGGAGGGGTGCGTGGGGGGTCACCATTTGCTGGTGATGCCCTCTGCCCGGCTGCCTGGGAGCAGGAGTCGGGGTGGGAGTGTCCAGAGGCTGGACAGGAGGGGCCGGGCCTCAGCTGTGTAGTGCTCTTGCCTGCCCGAGGAGATGCAGCATACTGAAAATGTGGCCTGGGCAGTGGGCAGAGAATGCACCTAAGAGGCTGCCTCTCTGCCCGTTGCCAGCCTCCTCATGTCGGTGCCCCTGCAGGTGCGGTGGCCAGCAGCGTGGTCAAGCAGAAGCTGGCTGAGGTGATCCTGAAGAAGCAGCAGGCGGCCCTTGAGAGAACAGTCCATCCCAGCAGCCCCAGTATTCCGTACAGGTGGTTCACTGTTCCTCAGGTCCTTTCTGTACCCCTTCTTCTCACCGTGCTCAGCTGTGAGTGTGCTCACTCGTGTGCTTAGggcccctgccctcccccaacaCCTGCCACCTACTTCTTACTGTGCCCCTAAATCCCCTAAGTCCCCCCCCTCCACGAGCAcctgcctccttttcctctttagtTTTCTCCCCTGAGGCCTTCTCTGTGTGCACAAGTCCTAGTTCCTAGTAAAGGCCCCTAGCACGGGAGACACCGAGTCTCCAGGGGGCCCTAAGCGCCCAGGCCTGGGTTTTATACCTGGAGCAGAACATCTACATTAGCATGGGTGACTCGCTACTGCCACCTGGAGATGACTCCTGTCGTGCTGGCTCCACCCTGCCCAGCTCCGTTGGTGGCCGATTTCCTGGCAGCCTGGGCTCGGGAGGGCATCTGTGCTGAGTGAGATTTCAGGGCCTTGGGGGCGTCACGGGCTTCTGAGGCAGCCTTGCCGCTCCACCCTGCAGAACTCTTGAGCCCTTGGACACAGAGGGTGCTGCCCGCTCCATGCTTAGCAGCTTCCTGCCTCCAGTGACCAGCCTGCCCGCCGAAGCCCCGGAACACTTTCCCCTGCGTAAAACAGGTGAGCGGGGGCAGACCTTGGCAGGCTTGGAGGAGGCGAAGGGCCTTAGATTTAGGTCAAGAGTATGGGGTTGAGGGAGGGCTGGGACGGtcctccccacacctccccacaccccccacacacccccactccacccccggctttgccttttttctttttaacccatAGAGGTGGCTGGGAGGGGAATTAAAGGGCACGGAaaaggcctggtgtggtggcgcacgccattagtcccagcactcagtaggcagaggcaggtggatcgctgtgcgtttaaggccagcctggtctatgtagtgagaccctgtctcaaataaataaataaataaataaataaataaataaataaataaataaataaataaataaataaataaatagaagggtagctggtgagaccctgtctcaaataaataaataaataaataaataaataaataaataaataaataaataaatagaagggtagctggtgagaccctgtctcaaataaataaataaataaataaataaataaataaatgaatgaatgaatgaatgaatgaatgaatgaataaataaataaacaaagagaagggTAGCTGGCATAGTGATGGGGGGCACCCCTTCCTCCACAGTGTCTGAGCCCAACCTGAAGCTGCGCTATAAGCCCAAGAAATCCCTGGAGCGGCGCAAGAATCCCCTGCTTAGAAAGGAGAGTGCCCCGCCCAGCCTTCGGCGGCGGCCTGCAGAGACCCTCGGAGGTGAGGGCCAACAGGGCCACCGGGTTGCCCCCCTGACCCCTGCTGGTGCCCCTTGGGACCAGGTCCCACCCAGATGGAAGTCCCCACGTGGAACTGCTAAGTGCTGCACAGCGTGTACCCCACACACCCGCCCGTGAGAGGGCGGGTGGAGGCGAACCCCTAACTAAGCCCGTGGGGTCTGTTCAGTTGACGTTTGCTGGGGCAATGGGAGCTAGCTCCCTAAAAACATCGGCTGAGGGTGTCATGGGCTGGCGGCGGTTTGGCAGCTTTCTGTTCCTCtaggaagaaagcagaaatacATCCCAGGAGGGGAGGAACTGTGCCCGGGAATCCTGCCCAGGCAGGGCTGACCACTCCCGACCCTGACTACGCcatcccttttcctctcccctcagATTCCTCCCCGAGTAGCAGCAGTACACCAGCCTCGGGGTGCAGCTCCCCCAATGACAGCGAGCATGGCCCCAACCCTGCCCTGGGCTCCGAGGTAAGGCCCTTGCTGGGGCTGGGCTTCCCTGGGGCAGTTCTGAGTCCGGGCCTTTCTCTAGCACGTGGGACCTGGCCTGAGGCTTCAGGGTGTGGGCAGCCCCTAGCAAGGCCTGTTGGGTGTTCTGGGGACAGGCATGCCAGGGGTAGGTCGAGTTTCAGGACTGGTGACCCGTCACCCTGCTCCTCATGGCAGGCGCTCTTGGGCCAGCGGCTGCGGCTGCAGGAGACTTCTCTGGCCCCGTTCGCTTTGCCGACCATGTCCTTGCTGCCCGCAATCACACTGGGGCTGCCTGCCCCTGCCAGGGTGAGTGGCTGGggcgccctgcccccactccgcactcctccagcctctgtcctGTCTGTGTCCTGTTGCCTGTCCTTATCTTCCTCACCCGGAATCCCCGTCCAGCTCtgactttttaacctttctttcaggCTGACGGTGACCGCAGGACCCATTCGACTTTGGGCCCTCGGGGTCCTGTCCTGGGGAACCCCCATGCTCCGCTTTTCCTGCACCATGGTCTGGAGCCAGAGGCTGGGAGCACCTTACCCTCTCGCCTGCAGCCCATTCTGCTGCTGGATCCCTCGGTCTCCCATACCCCGCTGTGGACTGGTGAGTCTTGCTGCTTCTCCCAGAATGGGCAGGATTTGTGCACCCTGCCAAGGGGGCGGGCCCTGGGAAGGACCCGCCTCCTAGTCCCTCATTGTGTGTCTCCCCCTGCAAAGCCCCGCCTCTACTCCACGCCCCGCCTCTCTCCTGGCTCCCAGGACCCCCTTCCTTACATACGTCCCATTCTTTCCAGTGCCTGGGCTTGGGCCCTTGCCCTTCCATTTTGCCCAGCCCTTACTGACCACCGAGCGGCTCTCCGGGTCAGGCCTCCACCGGCCACTTAACCGGACCCGCTCAGAGCCCCTGCCCCCCAGCACCACTGCCTCCCCTCTGCTGGGCCCCCTGCAGCCCCGCCAGGATCGGCTCAAACCTCATGTCCAGCTGATCAAGGTGAGAGGAACTGGGTATGGGTAGGAGAGGTGCCGAGGGCGGGCCCAGCTGAGCCCCTGTGGGTTGGACGAAGGGCgcagagcgggggggggggggggggggggggggggggggggggggggggggggggggcgggggctggaggACCGGAGAAGTGGTTGCTGGGGACCTAACAAGGTGAATGTGGCCTCACCCAACCCGTGCCCTGCCACCCACCCTCCTCTCTACCCCACTTCTCAGCCAGCCATCTCCCCTCCCCAGAGGCCTGCCAAACCGAGTGAGAAGCCCCGCCTGCGTCAGATACCCTCAGCAGAGGACCTGGAGACAGACGGAGGGGGAGCGGGGTCTGTGGCGAACGATGGCCTGGACCACAGGGAGTCAGGCCACGGGCCTCCCACGGGCAGGTGCCCTGTTTCTCTGCAGCAGCACCAACAGGTACGGCGGCCCCCAAGGGCTCTGCAGAAAGTTCAGTCAGAAGACGTGGGGCTTGGCACAGGATGGAAAGGGAAGGGGATACCATAAGGACCCACACCAAGGTGCAGACGCACagatgcgtgcgtgcgtgtgtgcgtgcgggggggtgcgcgcgcgtgcacacataCTCTCGCAGTCTGCTTTCTCAAGTAGACCCTGTTCCTATGCCTGCTTCCTGGCTTTTTACAGAGCCACGCatactccttcctcccttcacacTTCTCCCTACAACTGGCTGTCCtttaatcctggctgtcctggaactcgctctgtagaccaggctggcctcgaactcagagatcggcttgcctctgcctcccgagtgctgggattaaaggcatgtgccgccgccaaCCACCGCCTGGTCTGGCTGTCTTTTTTATCCCAAGGTAGCTGGGAGAAAAAGTAGGACATTAGTCCCCTGAGCTGAAGAGTGATAGcatggaggtgaaggcagggTTCATTTGCCAGGGCCCCTGCAGCCGGGACTGCACACACAAGTGCCTTGAAAGACACTTACTGGTCACCTTGATGCTTTGAAGGCTGAAAGGGTGAAATCAAGAGGTGTgtgttgggtggggtgggggcgttATGTGTTCTGAGGGCTAGGAAGGAAGGCGTGTCTGGAGGCCTCTGCTCaaattcccttcttcttcttcttttttttaaagatttatttatttattaactatacagaagagggcaccaaatctcattacagatggttgtgagccaccatgtggttgctggggattgaactcaggatccctggaagaacagtcagtgctcttaacctctgagccatctctccagccctcaaattcCCTTCTTACAAGGACAGCAAACCTGTTCAATGAAGACTTGATTTCCCCCTGCAaagaacctgtctccaaagatGGGGGAGTCTTAAGACTTTATGGATTTGGGGAACTGTCACCACCAAGCAGTACTTGGTGGTGACAGTTCACCTGCATGTAGTGTCTCAGGCAGGTCTCCTTGTGGGTAGTAGCACAGTCCTAGGAGAGGTGATCTCCGTCAGCATAGACTCAAGGGCCCAGGGAGTTCTTGCAAAATCAAGGCATCGGTCTGGTGCGGGTCTTCAGGGAGCTCGGAGAGTTGGAAGGCCAGAGCGCACATCTGGAACTTTTCTGGAAAAGGGGGTCTATCTGGAGGGTCCTTAGTCCTTGGGTGGCCAAATCTGAGAAACTGGAGGCTGGTGGTGTTTCTTTCAGGTGCCTCTCTGGGAGCAGCAGCATCTCGCTGTGCGGCTCTCCCAGGGAAGCCCCGGGGACCCTGCGCTGCTACCTCTGGCCCAGGCGGGACACCGGCCCCTGTCCAGAACCCAGTCTTCCCCAGCGGCACCCATCTCCCTGCTGAGCCCAGAGCCCACCTGTCAGACTAAAGTCCTCAACAACTCAGAGACACCCGCCACAGGTAAGACCAAAAAGGgactcagggaggcagaaggaagtgGCTGGGGCGTGAGTCCGTGACTGTGAGCCGGCTTTCAGACAGTTCCAGGGACCATAGAGCACTACTTGAATCTTGTCTGAGCTCTGTGGTGCCCGTGAAGTAGGTGAGGACATCGAGACTCAGGAAACCTAAGTTGACAGTGACTTACGGTTAAGGGACAGAACCGGCAGTTGGGCCAGGATAGGACTTTGAGTCTCCTTCTACCGTGGCCAGCcctttgaaaacaaaagcaaaactattATTAACTGTTGCTGTGCTTGCAAAAGGAACTCAAAAGTATTTCAAACATGTTGAGAAATATCGggaaatataagaataaaaagaatcaCCAAGTATCTTATTGCCTTGAGCTCTGTGTATTTCATTCGAGGCTTTAGGTGGCCTCCATACCTCTCTAATGTCACAGACATGTGAACTGTACTTTGCACCGTGCTTGACTGAGGCCTTTCTAACTTTGGCTGATGGTGCTAGGAattcaagtactaggattacaggtgtgaaccaccatgcccagctcagttttcatttttatcttttctttttgtttgtttgttttggttttggtttggtttgtgagacagggtttctctgtgtagccctggcatcCTGGaatttcctctgtagaccaggctggcctcaaactcatagagatctgccttgttctgcctcccgagtgctgggatcaaaggcacacactgccaccacccgactttggttttaatttgctttgtttgttagtttttgagataggctctcactatgaagtcctggctgccctggaactcacaagatccacctgcctctgcctcccaagtgctggggttaaaggtgtgtgccatcacacctgtccTTGAATTTTCTTACGTGTCAGTCTTTACTTCTGTCTGGGATTCTCTCTCCAGGGTCACTCTTAAGGAGTAGCATTCCTGGGTCAAATAGTGTGAGCATTTTGAAAGTCTCCGGTGTCCTGAGATGTGTAGACAGTGaccctcccaccagcagtgtgcatgtgcagggcCTGTTTCTAGAGACTTCCCTTGGGGTAGGCTGAAATCCAGTCCCTTTGTCGTCCCTCAGAGAGTTGATCCTAGGACCCCAGCCCACCTGATACACAGATGCTCAAGTCCTTCATGTAAAACGGCATAGTATTTGCATTTAACCTATGCATGTCTTTCCACATATTTAAATCAtgtctgttttgcttttaataCCTACCTAGTGCAATGCAGATGGCATGTAAATAGTTTTCATGCTGTTTGCATATTGTTTACAAGGTAAACCAGTTTTCTGCCTGTTTTCCATGTGCAGATGGGAGACTGACCACACAGCCAGTAACATCGTGGGTACCCCCTCTCCCAGTCTTGAGGGTTCCCTGGGATTGCTTTTCCTCTCCGCGTCGGGACACAAACCCTCTCTGGGTTTGTGACACCCCGAGTGAGATGTCCTGGGTTAAGTCTCTCTGGGTTTAGGGCATGAACTCTCAAGGGCATAGGAGATGCGTCTGGCCTTATGAGGAGTAGGCGTACCAAGAAGGCAGGGGTCCTGCAGAGCAAATGGGCTTGGCACTGCCCTGGTGTGTCCATCAGGTTGTCTGAGACATCTAGGCATGTGCATAGGGAAACGCGGCCAGCTCTCCACAGAAGGGCTGGGAAGGGAATGCAGACACGTGTGTCAGGAAGGGCTCTGTGGGTGTGGGTTGTTCTCCATCTGAAGATGGAGATCATCTGTGGTGGAGatcccccctgcccccacccaccctccaccctagcccccacccctcaccttccCAGCCCTGATGGCCGTTTCCTGCAGGGCTGGTCTATGATTCAGTGATGTTGAAACACCAGTGCTCCTGTGGAGATAACAGCAAACACCCCGAGCATGCAGGCCGCATCCAGAGCATCTGGTCCCGGCTGCAGGAGCGGGGTCTCCGCAGCCAGTGTGAGGTGAGGCAGTGGGGGCTGTGCAAGGGAAGGGGTGAGGCCTTGGGGGTCAACAAGGGCTGAGAGAGTGGGTGGTCCGGTGGTGGCGGGAGGGTGAGCAAACCTCAGGAGCTCTGTGCGCCCTTCCTCAGTGTCTCAGAGGCCGGAAGGCCTCCCTAGAGGAGCTGCAATCAGTCCACTCTGAAAGGCACGTGCTCCTCTATGGCACCAACCCCCTCAGCCGCCTCAAACTGGATAACGGGAAGCTGACAGGTAGGGGAGGGAGATGGATGATGACCGGCTGTGAATCGCCCCGGGCTTGCCCATCTCACCCGCTTCTGTGTCCTTGCCTCGGTTGTGCCCGGCTTCCTGGACATCCCTATGCCAGTTTGCTGCCCTGGTGTGGTCCGTGTGTCccgcctgcccctccccaccctgcttCCCATCTCCGCATCTTCCCGGATTGCTTCTCCCTCCATACTTAACTCTCCTTAGGGCCTCTGTGTTCTTCACTCAAACGTGGCCTGGGTCTCTCCCCACAGGACTCCTGGCACAGCGGATGTTTGTGATGCTACCCTGTGGCGGGGTTGGGGTAAGTATGCCCAGAGATCTCAAGTGGACATTGCCAAGGGCTTTCGGCCTTCCGTTCGGTTCTCTTGGCCCACTCTGGCCCCTCTGCCACCTATGACTTGTGGTTCTTCCAGCCTGGGTAGGTCAGGGTCTTTCCCATTATGCCCTTCTGCTGGCTGGGAGCTCCTTAGGATAGATGTAGCCCAGTCCCGTGAGCGTCCCGTGAGAGTGGAGCCAGCCCAGTGCCTCACAGTTAGAAGGTATTTGGTGGATATT contains:
- the Hdac7 gene encoding histone deacetylase 7 isoform X5, with amino-acid sequence MHSPGAGCPALRPDTPGSQSQPMDLRVGQRPPVEPPPEPALLALQHPQRLHRRLFLAGLQQPQRPAEPMRLPMDAPMPELQGGQQEQELRQLLNKDKSKRSAVASSVVKQKLAEVILKKQQAALERTVHPSSPSIPYRTLEPLDTEGAARSMLSSFLPPVTSLPAEAPEHFPLRKTVSEPNLKLRYKPKKSLERRKNPLLRKESAPPSLRRRPAETLGDSSPSSSSTPASGCSSPNDSEHGPNPALGSEALLGQRLRLQETSLAPFALPTMSLLPAITLGLPAPARADGDRRTHSTLGPRGPVLGNPHAPLFLHHGLEPEAGSTLPSRLQPILLLDPSVSHTPLWTVPGLGPLPFHFAQPLLTTERLSGSGLHRPLNRTRSEPLPPSTTASPLLGPLQPRQDRLKPHVQLIKPAISPPQRPAKPSEKPRLRQIPSAEDLETDGGGAGSVANDGLDHRESGHGPPTGRCPVSLQQHQQVPLWEQQHLAVRLSQGSPGDPALLPLAQAGHRPLSRTQSSPAAPISLLSPEPTCQTKVLNNSETPATGLVYDSVMLKHQCSCGDNSKHPEHAGRIQSIWSRLQERGLRSQCECLRGRKASLEELQSVHSERHVLLYGTNPLSRLKLDNGKLTGLLAQRMFVMLPCGGVGVDTDTIWNELHSSNAARWAAGSVTDLAFKVASRELKNGFAVVRPPGHHADHSTAMGFCFFNSVAIACRQLREQGKASKILIVDWDVHHGNGTQQTFYQDPSVLYISLHRHDDGNFFPGSGAVDEVGTGNGEGFNVNVAWAGGLDPPMGDPEYLAAFRIVVMPIAREFAPDLVLVSAGFDAAEGHPAPLGGYHVSAKCFGYMTQQLMALAGGAVVLALEGGHDLTAICDASEACVAALLGNKVDPLSEEGWKQKPNPNAIRSLEAVIRVHRKYWGCMQHLASRPDSWLPRMPGADAEVEAVTALASLSVGILAEDRPSEQLVEEEEPMNL
- the Hdac7 gene encoding histone deacetylase 7 isoform X4, with translation MDLRVGQRPPVEPPPEPALLALQHPQRLHRRLFLAGLQQPQRPAEPMRLPMDAPMPELQGGQQEQELRQLLNKDKSKRSAVASSVVKQKLAEVILKKQQAALERTVHPSSPSIPYRTLEPLDTEGAARSMLSSFLPPVTSLPAEAPEHFPLRKTVSEPNLKLRYKPKKSLERRKNPLLRKESAPPSLRRRPAETLGDSSPSSSSTPASGCSSPNDSEHGPNPALGSEADGDRRTHSTLGPRGPVLGNPHAPLFLHHGLEPEAGSTLPSRLQPILLLDPSVSHTPLWTVPGLGPLPFHFAQPLLTTERLSGSGLHRPLNRTRSEPLPPSTTASPLLGPLQPRQDRLKPHVQLIKRPAKPSEKPRLRQIPSAEDLETDGGGAGSVANDGLDHRESGHGPPTGRCPVSLQQHQQVPLWEQQHLAVRLSQGSPGDPALLPLAQAGHRPLSRTQSSPAAPISLLSPEPTCQTKVLNNSETPATGLVYDSVMLKHQCSCGDNSKHPEHAGRIQSIWSRLQERGLRSQCECLRGRKASLEELQSVHSERHVLLYGTNPLSRLKLDNGKLTGLLAQRMFVMLPCGGVGVDTDTIWNELHSSNAARWAAGSVTDLAFKVASRELKNGFAVVRPPGHHADHSTAMGFCFFNSVAIACRQLREQGKASKILIVDWDVHHGNGTQQTFYQDPSVLYISLHRHDDGNFFPGSGAVDEVGTGNGEGFNVNVAWAGGLDPPMGDPEYLAAFRIVVMPIAREFAPDLVLVSAGFDAAEGHPAPLGGYHVSAKCFGYMTQQLMALAGGAVVLALEGGHDLTAICDASEACVAALLGNKVDPLSEEGWKQKPNPNAIRSLEAVIRVHRKYWGCMQHLASRPDSWLPRMPGADAEVEAVTALASLSVGILAEDRPSEQLVEEEEPMNL
- the Hdac7 gene encoding histone deacetylase 7 isoform X1, translated to MDLRVGQRPPVEPPPEPALLALQHPQRLHRRLFLAGLQQPQRPAEPMRLPMDAPMPELQGGQQEQELRQLLNKDKSKRSAVASSVVKQKLAEVILKKQQAALERTVHPSSPSIPYRTLEPLDTEGAARSMLSSFLPPVTSLPAEAPEHFPLRKTVSEPNLKLRYKPKKSLERRKNPLLRKESAPPSLRRRPAETLGDSSPSSSSTPASGCSSPNDSEHGPNPALGSEALLGQRLRLQETSLAPFALPTMSLLPAITLGLPAPARADGDRRTHSTLGPRGPVLGNPHAPLFLHHGLEPEAGSTLPSRLQPILLLDPSVSHTPLWTVPGLGPLPFHFAQPLLTTERLSGSGLHRPLNRTRSEPLPPSTTASPLLGPLQPRQDRLKPHVQLIKPAISPPQRPAKPSEKPRLRQIPSAEDLETDGGGAGSVANDGLDHRESGHGPPTGRCPVSLQQHQQVPLWEQQHLAVRLSQGSPGDPALLPLAQAGHRPLSRTQSSPAAPISLLSPEPTCQTKVLNNSETPATGLVYDSVMLKHQCSCGDNSKHPEHAGRIQSIWSRLQERGLRSQCECLRGRKASLEELQSVHSERHVLLYGTNPLSRLKLDNGKLTGLLAQRMFVMLPCGGVGVDTDTIWNELHSSNAARWAAGSVTDLAFKVASRELKNGFAVVRPPGHHADHSTAMGFCFFNSVAIACRQLREQGKASKILIVDWDVHHGNGTQQTFYQDPSVLYISLHRHDDGNFFPGSGAVDEVGTGNGEGFNVNVAWAGGLDPPMGDPEYLAAFRIVVMPIAREFAPDLVLVSAGFDAAEGHPAPLGGYHVSAKCFGYMTQQLMALAGGAVVLALEGGHDLTAICDASEACVAALLGNKVDPLSEEGWKQKPNPNAIRSLEAVIRVHRKYWGCMQHLASRPDSWLPRMPGADAEVEAVTALASLSVGILAEDRPSEQLVEEEEPMNL